From one Lotus japonicus ecotype B-129 chromosome 3, LjGifu_v1.2 genomic stretch:
- the LOC130745938 gene encoding uncharacterized protein LOC130745938 isoform X2, with amino-acid sequence MFTDATLGHSQGGGNLRDDDGAKRVFFGGERFIEGISGEAYITVQRTELNSPLGLEVQLHVTEAVCPALSEPGLRALLRFMTGLCVCLNRGDVDFKAQRSTEAAGRSLVSIVVDHIFLCIKDSEFQLELLMQSLFFSRASLREGDSDCNLTRITIAGLFLRDTFSRPPCTLVQPSMQSVTRDAFEVPEFARSFCPPIYPLGEQQWQSIVGTPIICLHSLQIMPSPLPPSLASQTVIDCQPLAIHLQEESCLRISSFLADGIVINPGDILPDFSVKSFIFTLKGLDITVPLDKGQLDISKSYIDNTVQSSFAGARLHVENLLFLDSPSMKLRILNLEKDPACFCLWEDQPIDASQKKWAASASHLTLSLEASTGTLRHQNSLGWTAGMWRCVDLKDACIEVAMVTADGSPLLKIPPPGGIVRVGVACEQYLSNTSVEQLFFVLDLYAYFGRISEKIAAAGKSKQWNDMGNKSFNGKLLDKVPSDTAVSLAVKDLQLRFLESSSMDVEGMPLVQFVGDDLFISATHRTLGGAVVISSTLCWESVEIDCVDSEEYLTSENGSYFSSGENVSSVNDNGYPMRAVFWVDNKNRLLSANAHSVPFLDVNVVHVIPFCEVDMESHSLNVSASVSGVRLGGGMNYAEALLHRFGILGPDDGPAQGLSKGLENLQTGPLAKLFTTTPLIVDNSEDVESVTEGKEIKFPHLKPDNVDVTIELRDWLFALESAQEMAERWWFSSHEEVGREQRCWHATFHILQVNAKSSPKNVPGGKSQSHRTQQYPLELVTVGVQGLQILKPLTQKDIPSSMLTADAVKEFTNSVGGINLEVGLVLHEDNVDDEKANWEVENLKFSIKQPIEAVVTKDEVQYLTFLCKSEIDSMGRITAGILRLLKLEGSVGQSVMNQLGNLGSEGIDKIFSPEKLSIDGSVRIGGHSPLPNLINESPRKSMESTLTLLEEAVVDSQAKVDALITDIGTSESTSQHLTAVKQLSQKIESMQGLMMQLRNQL; translated from the exons ATGTTCACGGATGCTACTTTAGGCCACTCTCAAGGGGGTGGAAACCTGagagatgatgatggtgcaaAGCGAGTATTCTTTGGAGGTGAACGTTTTATAGAAGGAATATCAGGAGAAGCATAT ATCACAGTTCAGAGAACTGAATTGAACAGTCCACTTGGGCTGGAGGTTCAGTTACATGTCACAGAAGCTGTTTGTCCGGCACTAAGTGAGCCAG GACTGCGTGCACTTCTCCGCTTTATGACTGGATTGTGTGTTTGTCTAAACAGGGGAGATGTAGATTTCAAGGCCCAG CGGTCAACTGAAGCTGCTGGGCGCTCTCTTGTCTCAATTGTTGTGGACCATATATTTCTCTGCATTAAAGACTCTG AGTTCCAGCTTGAGCTTTTAATGCAGTCCCTCTTTTTTTCTCGG GCCAGTCTTCGTGAAGGAGATTCTGATTGTAACTTGACCAGGATTACTATTGCAGGACTATTTTTGAG GGATACCTTTTCACGGCCTCCATGTACCTTAGTGCAACCATCAATGCAGTCTGTCACAAGAGATGCTTTTGAAGTGCCAGAGTTTG CCAGAAGCTTTTGCCCTCCAATATATCCTCTAGGAGAACAGCAGTGGCAATCAATCGTGGGAACTCCAATAATATGTCTCCATTCCCTGCAGATCATGCCCTCTCCTCTTCCACCATCCCTTGCTTCTCAAACAGTTATTGACTGTCAGCCTCTTGCG ATCCATCTCCAGGAAGAATCCTGCCTTAGGATATCATCTTTCTTAGCTGATGGTATTGTTATCAATCCTGGTGATATTTTGCCAGATTTCTCCGTAAAATCTTTTATTTTCACTCTCAAGGGACTGGATATTACAGTTCCTTTGGATAAGGGTCAATTGGATATTTCTAAAAGCTATATTGACAATACAGTCCAGTCCTCATTTGCTGGAGCAAGGCTTCATGTTGAAAACCTACTCTTTTTGGATTCACCCTCAATGAAGCTAAGGATACTCAATCTGGAGAAGGATCCTGCTTGCTTCTGTCTTTGGGAGGATCAGCCAATTGATGCTAGCCAGAAGAAATGGGCTGCCAGTGCATCCCATCTTACTTTATCTCTAGAAGCAAGTACCGGCACCCTTAGGCATCAGAATTCTCTCGGATGGACTGCTGGAATGTGGAGATGTGTCGATCTGAAAGATGCTTGCATTGAAGTAGCTATGGTAACTGCTGATGGTAGTCCATTGTTAAAGATTCCTCCTCCTGGAGGTATTGTTAGGGTTGGTGTTGCTTGTGAACAGTATCTATCCAATACTTCTGTTGAACAGTTATTTTTTGTCTTGGATCTCTATGCTTATTTCGGGAGAATTAGTGAGAAAATTGCAGCAGCTGGAAAAAGCAAACAATGGAATGACATggggaacaaatcttttaatgGAAAGCTGTTGGACAAGGTTCCTAGTGACACTGCTGTAAGTTTAGCAGTAAAAGACCTCCAACTTCGATTTCTTGAGTCTTCTTCAATGGATGTTGAGGGAATGCCTCTAGTACAGTTTGTTGGGGATGATCTGTTCATTAGTGCCACTCATAGAACCCTTGGTGGTGCTGTTGTCATTTCATCCACTTTATGTTGGGAGAGTGTTGAGATAGATTGTGTGGATTCTGAGGAATACTTGACATCTGAAAATGGCTCTTATTTTAGTTCGGGAGAAAATGTTTCCTCTGTGAATGATAATGGATACCCTATGAGAGCTGTTTTTTGGGTGGATAACAAGAATCGTCTACTGAGTGCAAATGCTCATTCAGTCCCATTTCTGGATGTAAACGTGGTACATGTCATACCATTTTGTGAAGTAGACATGGAGTCCCATAGTTTGAATGTCTCAGCTTCTGTATCTGGTGTTCGTCTTGGTGGGGGAATGAACTATGCTGAAGCCCTCCTGCATCGATTTGGAATACTTGGGCCTGATGATGGTCCCGCGCAGGGTCTTTCTAAAGGGCTGGAAAACTTACAAACGGGGCCTTTGGCAAAACTTTTCACGACAACACCTCTCATTGTTGACAATTCAGAAGATG TTGAGAGTGTGACAGAAGGGAAAGAAATCAAATTTCCACACTTGAAGCCGGATAATGTGGATGTAACTATAGAATTGAGAGATTGGTTATTTGCTCTTGAAAGTGCACAAGAGATGGCTGAAAGATGGTGGTTCTCCAGCCACGAAGAAGTAGGCAGAGAGCAGAGGTGTTGGCACGCAACTTTCCATATTTTACAAGTAAATGCTAAAAGTAGTCCAAAGAATGTTCCAGGCGGAAAATCACAATCACATAGAACACAACAATATCCCCTAGAACTTGTTACG GTTGGTGTCCAAGGGCTTCAGATCTTGAAGCCCCTTACCCAAAAAGATATTCCTTCATCAATGTTAACTGCAGATGCAGTTAAAGAATTTACCAACAGCGTTGGGGGTATCAATCTTGAAGTGGGCTTGGTATTACATGAGGATAATGTCGATGATGAAAAGGCTAATTGGGAGGTGGAAAACCTAAAATTCTCTATAAAGCAACCG ATTGAGGCTGTTGTAACCAAGGATGAGGTCCAATACCTCACTTTTCTGTGCAAATCTGAAATTGATTCCATGGGCCGTATAACAGCTGGAATTCTAAGACTGCTTAAGCTAGAAGGTTCTGTTGGCCAGTCTGTAATGAATCAGCTAGGCAACCTAG GAAGTGAAGGCATAGACAAGATTTTCTCGCCTGAGAAACTCAGCATCGATGGTAGTGTTCGTATTGGAGGACATTCTCCATTACCAAACCTTATAAACGAAAGCCCGCGCAAATCGATGGAATCAACACTAACTTTGCTTGAGGAAGCAGTTGTGGATTCACAGGCTAAAGTTGATGCTTTGATAACTGATATTGGCACTTCTGAATCTACCTCTCAGCACCTTACTGCTGTGAAACAGCTTAGTCAGAAGATTGAGTCGATGCAGGGTTTAATGATGCAATTACGGAATCAACTTTAA
- the LOC130745938 gene encoding uncharacterized protein LOC130745938 isoform X1, which yields MESILARALEYTLKYWLKSFSRDQFKLQGRTVQLSNLDINGDALHSSVGFPPALNVATAKVGKLEIMLPSVSNVQIEPIIVQIDRLDLVLEENSDFIPSESPTSSTSSSASAKGSGYGFADKIADGMTIQIHTVNLLLETRGSARRQGGATWAPPMASITIHNLLLYTTNESWQVVNLKEAREFSCNKKYIYVFKKLEWESLSIDLLPHPDMFTDATLGHSQGGGNLRDDDGAKRVFFGGERFIEGISGEAYITVQRTELNSPLGLEVQLHVTEAVCPALSEPGLRALLRFMTGLCVCLNRGDVDFKAQRSTEAAGRSLVSIVVDHIFLCIKDSEFQLELLMQSLFFSRASLREGDSDCNLTRITIAGLFLRDTFSRPPCTLVQPSMQSVTRDAFEVPEFARSFCPPIYPLGEQQWQSIVGTPIICLHSLQIMPSPLPPSLASQTVIDCQPLAIHLQEESCLRISSFLADGIVINPGDILPDFSVKSFIFTLKGLDITVPLDKGQLDISKSYIDNTVQSSFAGARLHVENLLFLDSPSMKLRILNLEKDPACFCLWEDQPIDASQKKWAASASHLTLSLEASTGTLRHQNSLGWTAGMWRCVDLKDACIEVAMVTADGSPLLKIPPPGGIVRVGVACEQYLSNTSVEQLFFVLDLYAYFGRISEKIAAAGKSKQWNDMGNKSFNGKLLDKVPSDTAVSLAVKDLQLRFLESSSMDVEGMPLVQFVGDDLFISATHRTLGGAVVISSTLCWESVEIDCVDSEEYLTSENGSYFSSGENVSSVNDNGYPMRAVFWVDNKNRLLSANAHSVPFLDVNVVHVIPFCEVDMESHSLNVSASVSGVRLGGGMNYAEALLHRFGILGPDDGPAQGLSKGLENLQTGPLAKLFTTTPLIVDNSEDVESVTEGKEIKFPHLKPDNVDVTIELRDWLFALESAQEMAERWWFSSHEEVGREQRCWHATFHILQVNAKSSPKNVPGGKSQSHRTQQYPLELVTVGVQGLQILKPLTQKDIPSSMLTADAVKEFTNSVGGINLEVGLVLHEDNVDDEKANWEVENLKFSIKQPIEAVVTKDEVQYLTFLCKSEIDSMGRITAGILRLLKLEGSVGQSVMNQLGNLGSEGIDKIFSPEKLSIDGSVRIGGHSPLPNLINESPRKSMESTLTLLEEAVVDSQAKVDALITDIGTSESTSQHLTAVKQLSQKIESMQGLMMQLRNQL from the exons ATGGAGTCGATCCTCGCAAGAGCTCTGGAGTACACTCTCAAGTACTGGCTCAAATCATTCTCCAGAGACCAGTTCAAGTTGCAGGGTCGCACCGTCCAGCTCTCCAATTTAG ATATTAATGGGGATGCATTGCATTCCAGCGTTGGATTTCCGCCGGCGCTCAATGTCGCCACTGCAAAAGTTGGCAAATTGGAGATCATG CTACCATCAGTGAGCAATGTACAGATAGAACCAATCATTGTGCAAATTGATAGGCTCGATTTGGTTCTTGAGGAGAATTCAGATTTTATACCATCTGAAAGTCCAACCAG TTCTACGTCATCAAGTGCCTCTGCCAAAGGTAGCGGGTATGGTTTTGCTGATAAG ATTGCAGATGGAATGACTATACAGATTCATACAGTTAATCTATTACTTGAAACTCGTGGAAGTGCTCGTCGCCAAGGGGGAGCAACATG GGCACCACCCATGGCATCTATAACTATACACAACCTTTTGTTGTATACTACAAATGAAAGCTGGCAG GTTGTAAATCTTAAGGAAGCACGAGAATTCTCATGTAATAAGAAGTATATATATGTCTTCAAA AAACTGGAATGGGAATCACTGTCTATTGATCTTTTGCCTCATCCTGACATGTTCACGGATGCTACTTTAGGCCACTCTCAAGGGGGTGGAAACCTGagagatgatgatggtgcaaAGCGAGTATTCTTTGGAGGTGAACGTTTTATAGAAGGAATATCAGGAGAAGCATAT ATCACAGTTCAGAGAACTGAATTGAACAGTCCACTTGGGCTGGAGGTTCAGTTACATGTCACAGAAGCTGTTTGTCCGGCACTAAGTGAGCCAG GACTGCGTGCACTTCTCCGCTTTATGACTGGATTGTGTGTTTGTCTAAACAGGGGAGATGTAGATTTCAAGGCCCAG CGGTCAACTGAAGCTGCTGGGCGCTCTCTTGTCTCAATTGTTGTGGACCATATATTTCTCTGCATTAAAGACTCTG AGTTCCAGCTTGAGCTTTTAATGCAGTCCCTCTTTTTTTCTCGG GCCAGTCTTCGTGAAGGAGATTCTGATTGTAACTTGACCAGGATTACTATTGCAGGACTATTTTTGAG GGATACCTTTTCACGGCCTCCATGTACCTTAGTGCAACCATCAATGCAGTCTGTCACAAGAGATGCTTTTGAAGTGCCAGAGTTTG CCAGAAGCTTTTGCCCTCCAATATATCCTCTAGGAGAACAGCAGTGGCAATCAATCGTGGGAACTCCAATAATATGTCTCCATTCCCTGCAGATCATGCCCTCTCCTCTTCCACCATCCCTTGCTTCTCAAACAGTTATTGACTGTCAGCCTCTTGCG ATCCATCTCCAGGAAGAATCCTGCCTTAGGATATCATCTTTCTTAGCTGATGGTATTGTTATCAATCCTGGTGATATTTTGCCAGATTTCTCCGTAAAATCTTTTATTTTCACTCTCAAGGGACTGGATATTACAGTTCCTTTGGATAAGGGTCAATTGGATATTTCTAAAAGCTATATTGACAATACAGTCCAGTCCTCATTTGCTGGAGCAAGGCTTCATGTTGAAAACCTACTCTTTTTGGATTCACCCTCAATGAAGCTAAGGATACTCAATCTGGAGAAGGATCCTGCTTGCTTCTGTCTTTGGGAGGATCAGCCAATTGATGCTAGCCAGAAGAAATGGGCTGCCAGTGCATCCCATCTTACTTTATCTCTAGAAGCAAGTACCGGCACCCTTAGGCATCAGAATTCTCTCGGATGGACTGCTGGAATGTGGAGATGTGTCGATCTGAAAGATGCTTGCATTGAAGTAGCTATGGTAACTGCTGATGGTAGTCCATTGTTAAAGATTCCTCCTCCTGGAGGTATTGTTAGGGTTGGTGTTGCTTGTGAACAGTATCTATCCAATACTTCTGTTGAACAGTTATTTTTTGTCTTGGATCTCTATGCTTATTTCGGGAGAATTAGTGAGAAAATTGCAGCAGCTGGAAAAAGCAAACAATGGAATGACATggggaacaaatcttttaatgGAAAGCTGTTGGACAAGGTTCCTAGTGACACTGCTGTAAGTTTAGCAGTAAAAGACCTCCAACTTCGATTTCTTGAGTCTTCTTCAATGGATGTTGAGGGAATGCCTCTAGTACAGTTTGTTGGGGATGATCTGTTCATTAGTGCCACTCATAGAACCCTTGGTGGTGCTGTTGTCATTTCATCCACTTTATGTTGGGAGAGTGTTGAGATAGATTGTGTGGATTCTGAGGAATACTTGACATCTGAAAATGGCTCTTATTTTAGTTCGGGAGAAAATGTTTCCTCTGTGAATGATAATGGATACCCTATGAGAGCTGTTTTTTGGGTGGATAACAAGAATCGTCTACTGAGTGCAAATGCTCATTCAGTCCCATTTCTGGATGTAAACGTGGTACATGTCATACCATTTTGTGAAGTAGACATGGAGTCCCATAGTTTGAATGTCTCAGCTTCTGTATCTGGTGTTCGTCTTGGTGGGGGAATGAACTATGCTGAAGCCCTCCTGCATCGATTTGGAATACTTGGGCCTGATGATGGTCCCGCGCAGGGTCTTTCTAAAGGGCTGGAAAACTTACAAACGGGGCCTTTGGCAAAACTTTTCACGACAACACCTCTCATTGTTGACAATTCAGAAGATG TTGAGAGTGTGACAGAAGGGAAAGAAATCAAATTTCCACACTTGAAGCCGGATAATGTGGATGTAACTATAGAATTGAGAGATTGGTTATTTGCTCTTGAAAGTGCACAAGAGATGGCTGAAAGATGGTGGTTCTCCAGCCACGAAGAAGTAGGCAGAGAGCAGAGGTGTTGGCACGCAACTTTCCATATTTTACAAGTAAATGCTAAAAGTAGTCCAAAGAATGTTCCAGGCGGAAAATCACAATCACATAGAACACAACAATATCCCCTAGAACTTGTTACG GTTGGTGTCCAAGGGCTTCAGATCTTGAAGCCCCTTACCCAAAAAGATATTCCTTCATCAATGTTAACTGCAGATGCAGTTAAAGAATTTACCAACAGCGTTGGGGGTATCAATCTTGAAGTGGGCTTGGTATTACATGAGGATAATGTCGATGATGAAAAGGCTAATTGGGAGGTGGAAAACCTAAAATTCTCTATAAAGCAACCG ATTGAGGCTGTTGTAACCAAGGATGAGGTCCAATACCTCACTTTTCTGTGCAAATCTGAAATTGATTCCATGGGCCGTATAACAGCTGGAATTCTAAGACTGCTTAAGCTAGAAGGTTCTGTTGGCCAGTCTGTAATGAATCAGCTAGGCAACCTAG GAAGTGAAGGCATAGACAAGATTTTCTCGCCTGAGAAACTCAGCATCGATGGTAGTGTTCGTATTGGAGGACATTCTCCATTACCAAACCTTATAAACGAAAGCCCGCGCAAATCGATGGAATCAACACTAACTTTGCTTGAGGAAGCAGTTGTGGATTCACAGGCTAAAGTTGATGCTTTGATAACTGATATTGGCACTTCTGAATCTACCTCTCAGCACCTTACTGCTGTGAAACAGCTTAGTCAGAAGATTGAGTCGATGCAGGGTTTAATGATGCAATTACGGAATCAACTTTAA